The following coding sequences lie in one Silvanigrella aquatica genomic window:
- a CDS encoding NAD-dependent epimerase/dehydratase family protein has translation MEILLTGGAGFIGAKVCEKLINIGHNVTIIDNMSTGLIDNINKQVNFIECGAESRLIHEKLNKFKFDAILHIGGQSSGEIGERNPLNDIQWNVVSTLNLLDYASKNNIYKFIYASSVGVYGTAMKSQNELLVENTAGNPISVYGTGKLSSEKYIDTYVKRGLVAFSLRMFNVYGPGQNMDNPDQGMISIYLSQLIKNKKLQVKGSLQRVRDFIYIDDVVNAWILALNYSDQTPIHHKINIGSGTGVTIEHITSLLKNYFGNYPLEVLSSTPADQTYTIANIENAKKILSWSPEVDLEYGLAHFYKWAINKMGNK, from the coding sequence ATGGAAATTTTGCTAACTGGTGGCGCAGGCTTTATAGGAGCAAAAGTCTGTGAAAAATTAATAAATATTGGGCATAATGTAACTATTATTGATAATATGTCAACAGGTTTAATTGATAATATCAATAAACAAGTAAATTTTATTGAATGTGGCGCCGAGTCAAGGCTTATTCATGAAAAATTAAATAAATTTAAATTTGATGCTATTTTACATATTGGCGGTCAAAGTAGCGGTGAAATTGGTGAAAGAAATCCATTAAATGATATTCAATGGAATGTTGTATCTACTTTAAATTTATTAGATTATGCCAGCAAAAATAATATTTATAAATTTATTTATGCAAGCAGTGTCGGTGTCTATGGTACGGCTATGAAATCGCAAAATGAATTATTAGTAGAAAATACCGCAGGAAATCCTATTTCTGTATATGGCACAGGCAAGCTTTCTTCTGAAAAATATATAGACACTTATGTTAAAAGAGGACTTGTTGCCTTTAGTCTACGAATGTTTAATGTTTATGGACCTGGGCAGAATATGGATAATCCAGATCAAGGGATGATCAGTATTTATTTATCTCAATTAATTAAAAATAAGAAACTTCAAGTGAAAGGTTCTTTGCAAAGAGTTCGTGATTTCATTTATATTGATGATGTTGTTAATGCCTGGATACTTGCGTTAAATTATTCAGATCAAACACCAATTCATCATAAAATAAATATAGGATCTGGTACTGGAGTTACCATAGAGCATATTACATCATTGTTAAAAAACTATTTTGGCAATTACCCCCTTGAAGTTCTTTCTTCTACTCCAGCCGATCAAACATATACAATAGCAAATATTGAAAATGCAAAAAAAATTCTTTCCTGGTCTCCTGAAGTAGATCTTGAATATGGTTTAGCCCATTTCTATAAATGGGCTATCAATAAAATGGGAAATAAATAA
- a CDS encoding acyltransferase yields MYFLYLLKRIILKLLYLINQEHYKLNLNSFGRSSRIMFPSEITEYKGLSIGSNVTIKSNSWLNCRYLPLTNAPSLVIQDGCYLGRFIHINAFQNVYIEKNVLIADRVHISDATHYYDDLDIPIIKQGAGFIAPVKLSEGCWIGVGAVILPGVTIGRNAIIGANAVVTKSIPDFAIAGGVPAKVIKMRESKLND; encoded by the coding sequence ATGTATTTTTTATACTTATTGAAAAGAATTATTTTAAAATTATTATACTTAATAAATCAAGAACATTATAAATTAAATTTAAATTCTTTTGGGCGCTCATCTCGTATTATGTTTCCATCAGAAATAACAGAATATAAAGGATTAAGTATTGGTAGTAATGTAACTATCAAAAGTAATTCATGGTTAAATTGCAGATACTTGCCATTAACCAATGCACCATCACTGGTTATTCAAGATGGCTGTTATTTAGGAAGATTCATTCATATCAATGCATTTCAAAATGTTTATATTGAGAAAAATGTACTAATAGCAGATCGAGTTCATATCAGTGATGCTACTCATTATTATGATGACTTAGATATTCCAATAATCAAACAGGGCGCTGGTTTTATTGCACCTGTCAAACTTTCTGAAGGTTGTTGGATTGGAGTCGGTGCTGTCATATTACCAGGTGTAACCATTGGTAGAAACGCTATAATTGGGGCTAATGCTGTAGTAACAAAGAGTATTCCTGATTTTGCAATTGCAGGAGGCGTTCCTGCAAAGGTGATTAAAATGCGAGAAAGTAAATTAAATGATTGA
- a CDS encoding O-antigen polymerase, with product MFDAIDKKNIFFEYNNKLLKFSTNISNYKQEKLSINWILFYIFISIIMNPFFSTFKDIKINIILDFFGLIMPFFFIKKINILGLYYFIAFFALVSVQLIFLVYATKNINVMFQSRMTMYFICQIYLFYCILSQIPYKYILSAIKVVNYFVLFIIFLMIIEFFTADIFISKLFIKEYIPDYRFDLYTYFSRLYNGTSPNLIILGAQHSNIVSLIACFIFFPLFKNDLKNKIKLFVFFPICFVIFILTMTMTSLICLIVFLVFISFSAKGTIFFNKYFKIFSLFCLAILSFSWEFLIYIKSGKVYNSSYIQYYIDVFTNPIRRIFSQSNNLNVLLGSGSYPEVWYKSNETVEINADFGYGMWVLSDGIIVVFVLTAMFFYSLYVYAKSPLFSIGKRGAYNYLGILITPFTYCFFVFTSIIHYQTLFQIGIKQLFCFYFSVILYFIFYKKNVKNKSELIIKKIITDIKLGDK from the coding sequence GTGTTTGATGCAATTGATAAAAAAAATATATTTTTTGAGTATAATAACAAATTATTAAAATTTTCCACTAATATTTCCAATTATAAGCAAGAAAAATTAAGCATAAATTGGATATTATTCTATATTTTTATTTCAATTATTATGAATCCATTTTTTTCAACTTTTAAAGATATAAAAATTAATATAATTTTAGATTTTTTTGGCTTAATTATGCCATTTTTCTTTATAAAAAAAATAAATATTTTAGGTTTATATTATTTTATTGCTTTTTTTGCTTTAGTTTCAGTTCAACTTATTTTTTTAGTATATGCAACTAAAAATATAAATGTTATGTTTCAGTCAAGAATGACGATGTATTTTATATGTCAAATATACTTATTTTATTGTATTTTATCTCAAATTCCATACAAATACATTTTATCCGCTATTAAAGTAGTTAATTATTTTGTGCTATTTATTATATTTTTAATGATTATTGAATTTTTTACTGCGGATATTTTTATTTCAAAATTATTTATTAAAGAATATATTCCTGACTATAGGTTTGACTTATATACATATTTCTCAAGATTATATAATGGCACTTCTCCGAATTTAATTATTTTAGGCGCACAACACTCAAATATTGTTTCTTTAATAGCCTGTTTTATTTTTTTCCCACTCTTTAAAAATGATTTAAAAAATAAAATTAAGTTGTTTGTATTTTTTCCAATCTGCTTCGTTATTTTTATATTGACAATGACTATGACTTCTTTGATTTGTCTTATCGTATTTTTAGTATTTATATCTTTTTCTGCAAAAGGTACGATATTTTTTAATAAATATTTTAAAATTTTTTCATTATTCTGTTTAGCTATCTTATCATTTTCATGGGAATTTCTTATTTATATAAAAAGCGGGAAGGTATACAACTCTTCTTATATTCAATATTATATAGATGTTTTTACTAACCCCATCCGTAGAATATTTAGCCAAAGCAACAATCTTAACGTACTTCTAGGTTCTGGTTCTTATCCTGAAGTCTGGTATAAATCTAATGAAACTGTTGAAATAAATGCTGATTTTGGCTATGGAATGTGGGTTCTTTCAGACGGAATTATTGTTGTCTTTGTATTAACCGCAATGTTTTTTTACTCACTTTATGTTTATGCCAAAAGTCCATTATTTTCTATTGGAAAGAGGGGTGCGTATAATTATCTTGGTATATTGATTACCCCATTTACCTATTGCTTTTTTGTTTTTACATCTATAATACATTATCAAACTTTGTTTCAAATTGGTATAAAACAATTATTCTGCTTTTATTTTTCAGTTATTTTGTATTTTATATTTTACAAAAAAAATGTAAAAAATAAGTCTGAATTAATTATAAAAAAAATTATTACTGATATTAAATTAGGAGATAAATGA
- the rfbF gene encoding glucose-1-phosphate cytidylyltransferase produces MKVIIFCGGLGTRIRDTSESLPKPMINIGNYPIIWHIMRYYAHWGHKEFILCLGYKGDKIREFFLNYRAYTSDFTLNFNKENKDIIFHNNHETHDWSVTLVETGLNTMTGGRLKKVQKYISQDETFLLTYGDGLGDINLDNLVRFHKMNNKVLTVTGVRPPGRFGELNSDEFGTVTEFNEKPQATAGVISGGFFACDYKIFNYLNDNENLIFENEPIKSLVKDQQMSIYKHEHFWQPMDTHREYLLLNEMYKKGNAPWMIWNK; encoded by the coding sequence ATGAAGGTTATTATATTTTGTGGCGGACTTGGAACAAGAATACGAGACACATCTGAATCACTTCCTAAACCAATGATAAACATAGGAAATTACCCAATTATATGGCATATTATGCGATATTATGCACATTGGGGCCATAAAGAGTTTATTTTATGTCTTGGATATAAAGGGGATAAAATAAGAGAATTCTTTTTAAACTATAGAGCATATACAAGTGACTTTACTTTAAATTTTAATAAAGAAAATAAAGACATCATATTTCACAATAATCATGAGACCCACGACTGGTCCGTTACTCTAGTTGAGACAGGTTTAAATACAATGACAGGCGGTCGACTAAAAAAAGTTCAAAAGTATATTTCACAAGATGAAACTTTTTTATTGACATATGGCGATGGTCTTGGTGACATCAATTTGGATAATCTTGTTCGTTTTCACAAAATGAATAATAAAGTTCTCACCGTCACAGGTGTCAGACCACCCGGAAGATTTGGAGAACTAAACTCCGATGAATTTGGTACGGTTACTGAATTTAATGAAAAACCTCAAGCAACGGCTGGAGTCATTTCTGGAGGTTTTTTTGCATGTGATTATAAAATATTTAATTATTTAAATGATAATGAAAATCTTATTTTTGAAAATGAACCCATAAAATCATTGGTGAAAGATCAACAAATGTCCATTTATAAACATGAGCATTTTTGGCAACCAATGGACACACATAGAGAGTATTTACTCCTAAATGAAATGTACAAAAAAGGAAATGCACCTTGGATGATTTGGAATAAATAA
- a CDS encoding polysaccharide deacetylase family protein, whose amino-acid sequence MKIFVKNTISIIYNNLLKLFPLKGARLLMYHSFDSKLSHDRYGISMDFKIFCEQILFLKRLNYIFVPLSSIYENLKSDKVIIMTFDDGYKDNIKAAEFLKLHNIPFTVFITSDFVNKFMYLSKSDIKFLSKFSNCTIGAHGKTHSMLAKLSYAEQQYELEYCKSSLEEISSLEINQISYPHGSFNHDTIEICKNLGFKFAASSLHGLNTTSNFNAYSLKRTEIIASDNLKIFTRKITGGFDFMKYKDSI is encoded by the coding sequence ATGAAAATTTTTGTAAAAAATACTATATCAATAATCTATAATAACCTTCTTAAATTATTTCCTTTAAAAGGTGCAAGACTTTTAATGTATCATTCATTTGATTCGAAATTATCTCATGATAGATATGGAATTAGTATGGATTTTAAAATATTTTGTGAACAAATTCTATTTCTAAAAAGACTTAATTACATATTTGTTCCACTTTCTAGTATTTATGAAAACTTAAAAAGTGATAAAGTGATAATTATGACTTTTGATGATGGATATAAAGATAATATTAAAGCGGCTGAGTTTTTAAAGCTTCATAATATCCCATTTACGGTCTTTATAACTTCTGATTTTGTAAATAAATTTATGTATCTTTCTAAATCCGACATAAAATTTTTAAGTAAATTTAGCAATTGTACAATTGGAGCTCATGGGAAAACGCATAGTATGTTAGCAAAACTAAGTTATGCTGAACAGCAATATGAGCTTGAATATTGTAAGAGTTCTCTTGAAGAAATTTCTTCATTAGAAATAAATCAAATTTCTTATCCTCACGGTTCATTTAATCATGACACGATTGAAATTTGCAAAAACCTTGGTTTTAAATTTGCCGCATCAAGTTTGCATGGTTTAAATACTACAAGTAATTTTAATGCTTATTCCTTAAAACGCACTGAGATTATCGCTAGTGATAACTTAAAAATATTTACTCGAAAAATCACCGGTGGCTTTGATTTTATGAAATATAAAGATTCAATTTGA
- a CDS encoding glycosyltransferase family 2 protein, with protein sequence MKKGISIIIPVYGSEKIIESLIQQLYILLASYDNYEVILVNDGSFDASWEVIQNLVRDHHCLRGISLYRNFGQHNALICGIFAAKFDKIVTMDDDLQHPPSEIPKLLTQLEKGVDLVYGIPMIDQHTLWRNFTSVYIKFLFAKVLNIKNASELSAFRAFRTNLRDSFSKVSLGPRPSLDVLLSWGTIKISSIQVMHNERYEGKSNYNFIKLFKYALSIITGFSTLPLRIASILGFVIIVFGVFLLSYVIIIYLKNHGVIAGFSFLASIIIIFSGVQLFCLGIIGEYLASLHNRTMGKPTYLIKEEI encoded by the coding sequence GTGAAGAAAGGTATTTCAATTATAATTCCGGTTTATGGTTCTGAAAAAATTATTGAATCATTGATTCAGCAGCTTTATATATTACTAGCGTCATATGATAATTATGAAGTAATTTTAGTAAATGATGGAAGTTTTGACGCATCATGGGAAGTAATTCAAAATTTAGTGAGAGATCATCATTGCCTAAGAGGTATATCTCTTTATAGAAATTTTGGACAACATAATGCACTAATTTGTGGAATATTTGCAGCAAAGTTTGATAAAATAGTAACAATGGATGATGATCTTCAGCATCCTCCTTCAGAAATTCCTAAACTATTAACTCAATTGGAAAAGGGGGTGGATTTGGTGTATGGAATCCCAATGATTGATCAACATACACTTTGGCGTAATTTTACTTCAGTGTATATTAAGTTTTTATTTGCTAAAGTTTTAAATATTAAAAATGCTTCAGAGCTTAGTGCTTTTAGAGCTTTCCGTACAAACTTAAGAGATTCGTTTTCCAAAGTTTCTTTAGGACCCAGGCCCTCACTTGATGTTTTATTATCATGGGGAACAATAAAAATTTCATCTATTCAAGTTATGCATAATGAACGTTATGAAGGAAAATCCAACTATAATTTTATTAAATTATTTAAATATGCACTATCTATAATTACTGGCTTTAGTACATTACCTCTTAGAATTGCAAGTATTTTAGGTTTTGTAATTATTGTTTTTGGTGTTTTTCTTTTGTCATATGTTATTATTATTTATCTAAAAAATCATGGAGTAATTGCAGGTTTTTCTTTTTTAGCTTCAATTATAATTATCTTTTCTGGAGTACAGTTATTTTGTTTGGGTATAATTGGTGAATATTTAGCATCTTTGCATAATAGAACTATGGGAAAACCAACATATTTAATTAAAGAGGAAATTTAG